In Nostoc sp. CENA543, a single genomic region encodes these proteins:
- a CDS encoding aspartate/glutamate racemase family protein, translating to MNKKLPVLGILGGMGPVVTVEFLKTIYEYNQYIDNEQEAPNVIVFSLPAAPDRTTSVHSGNEREFIDFVQVHLEKLNQLVDRIVIGCCTAHYALAHLPEHQTNKVISLIKIADQQLQIHNEPALLLAGSGTYKKKLFDQGCTAANLIISPDEKDYHLIHEMIFQVLKRGQNPLTILEDVQKLLDKYNTRSFISGCTEFHILAKYLKLNGIDSIRAIDPLTTIAENFFQLLDSSSSNYQLLTETMKLSQQFHSSNLESKTSLYQTN from the coding sequence ATGAATAAAAAACTACCAGTGCTGGGAATTTTAGGCGGAATGGGGCCTGTAGTTACTGTTGAATTTCTTAAAACTATTTACGAATACAACCAGTATATCGACAACGAACAAGAAGCACCAAACGTTATTGTTTTCTCACTTCCTGCTGCACCAGATCGCACAACTTCAGTACATAGCGGAAATGAAAGAGAATTCATTGATTTTGTGCAGGTACATTTAGAAAAACTCAATCAATTAGTAGACCGCATAGTGATTGGTTGTTGTACTGCTCATTATGCTTTGGCTCATCTCCCAGAGCATCAAACTAATAAAGTCATCTCTTTAATTAAAATTGCTGATCAACAACTGCAAATACATAATGAGCCTGCCCTTTTACTTGCAGGTTCAGGTACTTACAAGAAAAAATTGTTTGATCAAGGTTGTACTGCTGCGAATCTGATTATTTCTCCAGATGAAAAAGATTATCACTTAATTCACGAGATGATTTTTCAAGTATTAAAAAGAGGACAAAACCCCCTAACAATTCTTGAAGATGTTCAAAAACTATTAGATAAATACAATACTCGTTCTTTTATTTCTGGTTGTACAGAATTTCATATTCTTGCCAAATATCTCAAGCTTAATGGCATTGATTCTATTCGAGCGATTGACCCTTTAACTACCATAGCCGAAAACTTTTTTCAGTTATTAGATTCATCCTCATCTAATTATCAGTTGCTGACAGAAACAATGAAATTATCACAGCAATTTCACTCATCAAATCTTGAGTCTAAAACATCTTTGTATCAAACAAATTAA
- a CDS encoding ABC transporter ATP-binding protein/permease encodes MQNQVIYNQSSKNTAFLANFTQFWEAVKAIAAPYWFPTDPSGRAFSDVIKAWGMLFFLILLIIGLVGITAFNSFVDRYLIDVIVQDKDTSKFFKTLALYVFGLLLITLLTGFSKFVRKKIALDWYQWLNQQILEKYFSNRAYYKINFSSAIDNPDQRLSQEIEPIARTALNFSATLLEKVLEMTTFLIILWSISKLAVAILLTYTIIGNLIAVFLSQELDKITQEELESKASYNYSLTHVRNHAESIAFFQGESQELNIIERRFNNLLKNSESKINWEKNKDIFNRGYRSVIQIFPFLIFAPAYIRGEIDFGQVNQAVIACSMFANGLATLIDEFGTSGRFSSYVERLAYFSDALEVVTKQPENVSTIKTIEENRLAFEAVTLQTPNYEQVIVEDLSLSVQPGEGLLIVGPSGRGKSSLLRAIAGLWNAGTGRLLRPSLKDLLFLPQRPYIILGTLREQLLYPNRNRQMTDAELKELLQKVNLQNLLSRIDGFDTELPWENILSLGEQQRLAFARLLVTHPSFTILDEATSALDLKNEGNLYQQLQETKTTFISVGHRESLLDYHQWVLELAENSSWKLLSVNDYRHQKTTVYNSSQDSEITS; translated from the coding sequence ATGCAAAATCAAGTTATTTATAATCAATCTTCAAAAAATACTGCTTTCCTTGCTAATTTTACTCAGTTTTGGGAAGCTGTAAAAGCGATCGCCGCCCCATACTGGTTTCCAACAGATCCTAGTGGCAGAGCATTTTCAGATGTGATTAAAGCCTGGGGTATGCTTTTTTTCCTCATTTTATTAATAATTGGGCTGGTAGGCATAACTGCCTTTAATAGCTTTGTTGATCGCTATTTAATCGATGTCATTGTTCAAGATAAAGATACTTCTAAATTTTTTAAGACCTTAGCACTTTACGTCTTTGGGCTACTCTTAATCACCCTCTTAACAGGATTTTCTAAATTTGTCAGAAAAAAAATTGCTCTTGATTGGTATCAATGGCTCAACCAGCAGATTTTAGAAAAATATTTTAGCAATCGCGCCTATTATAAAATCAATTTTAGCTCCGCTATTGATAACCCCGACCAACGTCTATCTCAAGAAATCGAACCGATTGCCAGGACTGCTCTAAACTTTTCTGCTACTTTGTTGGAAAAAGTCCTGGAAATGACAACTTTTTTAATAATTCTGTGGTCAATTTCCAAACTAGCCGTAGCGATTCTACTTACTTATACTATTATAGGTAATCTGATTGCTGTTTTTTTGAGTCAAGAATTAGATAAGATTACGCAAGAGGAACTTGAATCTAAAGCCAGCTATAACTACAGCTTAACTCATGTTCGTAATCATGCTGAATCTATAGCTTTTTTCCAAGGAGAAAGCCAAGAATTAAATATAATTGAGCGCAGATTTAATAATCTCTTGAAAAATTCCGAGAGTAAAATTAATTGGGAAAAAAATAAAGATATTTTTAATAGAGGATATCGATCTGTAATCCAAATATTTCCGTTTTTAATATTTGCACCGGCCTATATTCGAGGTGAAATTGATTTTGGACAAGTTAACCAAGCAGTGATAGCTTGCAGTATGTTTGCTAATGGTCTGGCAACATTAATTGATGAATTTGGCACCTCTGGAAGATTTTCGAGTTATGTTGAGCGTTTAGCTTATTTCTCGGATGCTTTAGAAGTTGTTACCAAACAACCGGAGAATGTCAGCACTATTAAAACCATAGAAGAAAATCGTCTGGCTTTTGAGGCTGTTACCTTACAAACGCCTAACTATGAGCAGGTAATCGTTGAAGACTTATCATTGTCTGTTCAACCGGGAGAAGGTTTATTAATTGTCGGCCCTAGTGGTCGCGGTAAAAGTTCCCTGTTGCGCGCGATCGCAGGTTTGTGGAATGCAGGAACTGGTCGTCTGTTGCGACCTTCCCTCAAAGACCTGTTGTTTTTACCCCAACGTCCTTACATTATTTTAGGAACTTTGCGCGAACAGTTGCTTTATCCGAATAGAAATCGTCAGATGACCGATGCAGAACTCAAAGAACTATTGCAAAAAGTGAACCTGCAAAATTTGCTCAGTCGAATTGATGGTTTTGATACTGAGCTGCCTTGGGAAAACATATTATCACTAGGAGAACAACAACGCCTAGCTTTTGCACGCCTACTAGTGACTCATCCTAGTTTTACTATCTTAGATGAAGCAACTAGTGCTTTGGACTTGAAGAATGAAGGGAATTTATATCAACAGTTACAAGAGACGAAAACAACATTTATTAGTGTTGGACATAGAGAAAGTCTGCTTGATTATCATCAATGGGTTCTAGAACTTGCAGAAAATTCTAGTTGGAAGCTTCTGAGTGTCAACGATTATCGTCATCAAAAAACAACTGTTTATAATTCTTCCCAAGATTCTGAAATTACGTCCTAA
- a CDS encoding hydroxyacid dehydrogenase → MTAIFPQTSPIKTKNHKVLLIGKMYDDIGEELLSEYTNIEIIKEPTQHQIHEAIQDVSGVFVRYPTKLDAQAIGLAKNLKVISTSGFGTDAIDIAAATKRGIVVVNNPGLSTTAVTEHTISMILALAKKLTFLNHCVKAGNYLIRNQVQPIQVEGKTLGIVGLGRIGSAVAKICSTALQMRVLAYDPYVPSSKAEAVSATLVQDLDYLLTESDFVSLHPELTDETCEMFALETFKKMKPSAFLINTSRGKVVRQEDLVTAIREKLIAGAAIDVFEPEPPAIDNPLYEFDNVIFSPHLAGVTPEAGMAAALSAANQILQVLQGEKPPYIVNPEVWNS, encoded by the coding sequence ATGACAGCTATTTTCCCCCAAACTTCCCCAATTAAGACTAAAAATCATAAGGTTCTTTTAATTGGGAAAATGTATGATGATATAGGTGAAGAACTACTCTCAGAATACACTAATATCGAGATTATCAAAGAACCAACACAGCATCAAATACATGAAGCTATTCAAGATGTATCTGGCGTATTTGTTCGTTATCCTACAAAATTAGATGCCCAAGCAATTGGATTGGCAAAAAATTTAAAAGTTATTAGTACCTCTGGATTTGGCACGGATGCAATTGATATTGCTGCTGCAACAAAGCGGGGAATTGTCGTAGTGAATAATCCTGGCTTGTCAACAACTGCTGTGACAGAACACACAATTTCTATGATTTTAGCACTTGCTAAAAAACTAACCTTTCTCAATCACTGTGTCAAAGCAGGAAACTATTTAATTCGTAATCAGGTACAACCAATTCAAGTAGAAGGAAAAACCCTTGGTATTGTTGGTTTGGGAAGAATTGGTAGTGCTGTTGCGAAAATTTGTAGTACAGCATTGCAGATGCGAGTTTTAGCATACGATCCTTATGTTCCAAGCAGTAAAGCAGAAGCCGTCAGTGCAACTTTAGTACAAGATTTAGACTACCTACTTACTGAATCTGACTTTGTATCTTTGCATCCTGAGCTAACTGATGAGACTTGTGAAATGTTTGCTCTAGAAACTTTTAAGAAAATGAAGCCCTCTGCGTTTTTAATTAATACATCTCGTGGGAAGGTAGTTCGCCAAGAAGATTTAGTTACAGCTATACGCGAAAAATTGATAGCAGGAGCTGCAATTGATGTGTTTGAACCAGAACCTCCAGCTATCGATAATCCTTTGTATGAGTTTGACAATGTAATTTTCTCACCTCATCTTGCTGGAGTTACACCTGAAGCTGGTATGGCTGCTGCACTTTCCGCAGCTAATCAAATATTGCAAGTGCTTCAGGGGGAGAAGCCGCCTTACATCGTCAATCCTGAAGTTTGGAATTCATAA